The region CGTTCTCCAGTCGCTGGACAGCGGAACGAGCCTGCTCGACGATCGCCGGGGCAAGCCGTTCGTCGTCAATCTCTGGGCAACCTGGTGCCCGCCGTGCCAGCGTGAAATGCCGATGATGGTCGTAGAAGCGGCACACTCGGCCGTGCCGATCCTGCTTGTCAATCAGGGCGAGGATGCAGACAACGTACGTGCGTGGCTGGACAGCAAGCGCCTTGAAGCGGCGCACGTCCATCTCGACCGCGACCTGCGCATAGCTGCCGCGACCGGCTCGGCCGGGCTTCCCGCGACGCTGTTCGTCGACAGCAAAGGCGTGATCCGTGCGCTCCATGTCGGTGAAATCTCGCGGGCCGCCCTGCTCGCGGGACTACGCGATCTGAAGTAGAGTTTCGATCAAGGAGAAGACCATGACCAGACAAGTGAATATTGGAATCGGCGAGGAAGATCGGGTTGCGATTTGCGAAGGCCTGAGCCGCCTCCTGGCGGACACCTACACTCTCTATCTGACCTCGCACAACTTTCACTGGAACGTGACCGGGCCGATGTTCAACAGCCTCCATGCCATGTTCATGACGCAATATACCGAGTTGTGGAACGCGATCGACCCGATCGCCGAACGCATCCGCTCGCTCGGACAGCCCGCACCCGGTTCCTACGCGCAGTTCGCCAAACTCAGTTCCCTGCCCGACGCGCCGGAAGTGCCGCCGAAGGCGCTCGACATGGTCGACATCCTCGCCAAGGGGCATGAAGCGGCCGCCCGCACGGCGCGCACGCTGTTCCCTCTGGTCGAGAAGGCGAGCGACGAGCCGACCGCGGACCTGCTCACCCAACGGATCGGCGTGCATGAGCAGGCCGCATGGATGCTGCGCGCCCTGCTCGAAGAGTAAGACACGCTCAACGACTGGCCCCGGCCGCGCAATCTCTGCGAGGCCGGGGCCGTTAGCGAACTGCCGCCATTGAAAGGACGAGACCTTGGCTACGTCAAAGCTGGCAAACATCCTCCTCGATGCGCTCGAAGACGAGCGGAAGGCGGAGGCGACCTATGCCGCCGTGATCGAAAAGTTCGGCCCTGTCCGGCCCTTTTCCAACATCATAGAGGCCGAACAGCGCCATGCCGCCGCACTTGAGCGCCAGCTTGCCCGGCTGGGCATCGACGTACCGCCCGATCCATGGACGGGGAAAGTGGCGGCACCAGCTTCTCTCGCGCAGGCTTGCGAAAGCGCGGTCCAGGGCGAGATCGAGAATATCGCGCTTTACGACCGGCTGATCCCGATGGTCGACGACCCCGCGGCGCGCCAGGTGATGGAAAACCTGCAGGCCGCCTCGCGCGAGCGCCACCTTCCAGCTTTCAGGCAATGCCTGGAGCGGGAACGCGATCGCCGTTCGTGACGGCCTCCCTCAATCGCGATCACTCAGGCACAGGCTGCTTTTGGGATCCGTAATCGACGGTGGATGGCATCGACAGAGGGCGCGAGGCATGACCTGTCGGCGTCAGCGCCTTTGGCGTTCCTCGAACAGCTGCGCTTTCTCGTACATTTCCTTCGCCTCGGCGAGGCACACATCACGTCTGTTCAGATAGACATCGCTGTTTCGGACTGCCGGCTTGAGATCCGGTTTCGGAATCATTCCATAAGCCTTTGTGTTCTCGATGGACGCTGAACCTCGGCGAGCGCGACCTCGTCGCTCACTCCATGACCGCGGGCGAGATAGTCCTGCGATCCCATTTCGTTGAGGCGCGAGATCGTCCGCTCGAACTCGAAGGCGTCGTCTGCCGCGCAATACAGCGCGTCGGGTTCGCGATCGGCGGAAGCCAGCAGCTTGACGCCATTTTCATAGAAGGCGTCGATCAGTGTCTTGAATCGCGCCGCTTCCGATTTCCGGTTTGCGTCGAGAACGGGGATCCCGACCAGGATCACGGTGTGATAGCGGTAGGCCAATGCAAGATAATCGGGAATGCCGCGCGGTTCGCCGCATAGCCGCTTGAATGAGAAGACGGCCACGCCTTTCAGCGACTTGGGCACGAACAGTTCTCGTCCGCCCTTGATTGCCAGTGTTTCGGAGGGAACATGCTCCCGGTCCTCGACCGGAAAATCGGTCAACCGGAAGAACGCCCGGCTCAGGGCTTCCGTCGCCGCATCGCCATTGGGCACGTGCCAGGTCTGGAACCCTCCAAGGCGCTGCATGCGATAGTCAGTCGGCCCATCCAGGGTGAGCACATCGAGCCGATCCTTGAGGAGCGCGATGAATGGCAGAAAATGTTCGCGGTTGAGGCCGTTCTTGTAGAGGTCCTGAGGCGGCCG is a window of Sphingobium sp. MI1205 DNA encoding:
- a CDS encoding Dps family protein; the protein is MTRQVNIGIGEEDRVAICEGLSRLLADTYTLYLTSHNFHWNVTGPMFNSLHAMFMTQYTELWNAIDPIAERIRSLGQPAPGSYAQFAKLSSLPDAPEVPPKALDMVDILAKGHEAAARTARTLFPLVEKASDEPTADLLTQRIGVHEQAAWMLRALLEE
- a CDS encoding ferritin-like domain-containing protein yields the protein MATSKLANILLDALEDERKAEATYAAVIEKFGPVRPFSNIIEAEQRHAAALERQLARLGIDVPPDPWTGKVAAPASLAQACESAVQGEIENIALYDRLIPMVDDPAARQVMENLQAASRERHLPAFRQCLERERDRRS
- the zapE gene encoding cell division protein ZapE, which gives rise to MPQSKVLTRYVNAISTGQLRPDDAQRQVALRFGKAVAELEAQARRQGLLSRFVRRKPDPVRGVYLWGGVGRGKSMLMDLFFDCVEIAGKRRVHFHEFMQEVHDRLRSERAKETGDPILPVADAIAAEARLIAFDEMIVTNSADAMILSRLFTRIIGHGVTVVATSNRPPQDLYKNGLNREHFLPFIALLKDRLDVLTLDGPTDYRMQRLGGFQTWHVPNGDAATEALSRAFFRLTDFPVEDREHVPSETLAIKGGRELFVPKSLKGVAVFSFKRLCGEPRGIPDYLALAYRYHTVILVGIPVLDANRKSEAARFKTLIDAFYENGVKLLASADREPDALYCAADDAFEFERTISRLNEMGSQDYLARGHGVSDEVALAEVQRPSRTQRLME